One region of Limnospira fusiformis SAG 85.79 genomic DNA includes:
- the pyrE gene encoding orotate phosphoribosyltransferase yields MTNPSEIPALCDLNASCAALDTLRSWLLDLLCQLAYQEGDFVLSSGQQSSYYINCKQVTLHPAGSVAIARLILPLLPLETEAVAGLTLGADPMVSSVSVVSVYENRPIPALIIRKEAKGHGTKAYIEGPELSPGANVVVLEDVVTTGQSALKAVQRLTDAGYSVDKVIALVDRHQGGAELYQNAGLNLESLYSINQLQTRYQTLNLDH; encoded by the coding sequence ATGACTAACCCTTCAGAAATCCCTGCTCTTTGCGATCTCAATGCCTCTTGTGCAGCTTTAGATACCCTGCGATCGTGGCTACTTGACCTTTTGTGTCAACTCGCTTATCAAGAAGGGGATTTTGTTCTCTCCTCTGGTCAGCAGAGTTCCTACTATATTAATTGTAAACAGGTCACATTACATCCCGCTGGGTCGGTGGCGATCGCTCGCCTGATTTTACCATTACTTCCCCTGGAAACAGAAGCAGTCGCCGGGCTTACCCTCGGTGCTGATCCTATGGTTTCCTCCGTTAGTGTCGTTTCTGTCTACGAAAATCGACCTATACCCGCCCTCATTATCCGAAAAGAAGCTAAGGGACACGGAACTAAAGCCTACATCGAAGGACCCGAACTATCCCCCGGCGCTAACGTCGTAGTTCTCGAAGATGTTGTCACTACTGGACAATCTGCCCTCAAAGCTGTACAACGCCTTACTGATGCTGGATACAGCGTTGATAAGGTTATCGCTTTAGTCGATCGCCATCAAGGGGGGGCTGAACTTTATCAAAATGCTGGCCTTAATTTGGAGTCCCTCTACAGCATTAATCAACTACAAACTCGTTATCAGACTCTAAACTTGGATCATTAA
- a CDS encoding methyltransferase domain-containing protein — protein sequence MFNLFLITISLLLLAIVVGLTLYLLSPRKYQSADSVANSYDDWTNDGILEFYWGEHIHLGHYGSPPQPKDFLKAKEDFVHEMVRWGGLDRLQTGTTVLDVGCGIGGSSRILARDYGFAVTGITISPGQVKRAQELTPTDLNARFQVDDALALSFPDASFDVVWSIEAGPHMPDKAQYAREMMRVLKPGGVLVVADWNQRDSRQKPLNAWEKVVMRQLLDQWAHPAFSSIEGFAEELAATGLVSGEVTTADWTAETLPSWLDSIWQGIIRPEGIIRFGVTGLIKSLREVPTFLLMRLAFGAGLCRFGMFRAVRAAAPVEEMAVSTQTSEALPK from the coding sequence ATGTTCAACCTTTTTTTAATCACCATTAGTCTGCTGTTATTAGCAATTGTGGTAGGATTAACACTTTACCTGCTTTCCCCTCGCAAATATCAATCCGCCGATTCTGTTGCCAACTCCTATGATGATTGGACTAATGACGGCATCCTGGAATTTTACTGGGGGGAACATATCCACCTCGGTCACTATGGTTCACCGCCACAACCCAAAGACTTCCTGAAAGCTAAAGAAGACTTTGTGCATGAAATGGTCCGTTGGGGGGGATTAGACCGCCTTCAGACCGGCACAACAGTTTTGGATGTCGGTTGTGGTATCGGTGGCAGTAGTCGCATTCTAGCGCGAGATTATGGCTTTGCCGTCACAGGTATTACTATCTCTCCAGGGCAAGTCAAACGCGCCCAGGAACTCACCCCAACCGACCTCAATGCGCGGTTTCAGGTAGATGATGCCTTGGCATTATCTTTCCCCGATGCCAGTTTTGACGTGGTTTGGTCTATTGAAGCCGGACCCCATATGCCGGATAAAGCCCAATATGCGCGGGAGATGATGCGGGTGTTAAAACCCGGTGGGGTGCTGGTGGTGGCGGACTGGAATCAACGAGACTCGCGCCAAAAACCCTTGAACGCCTGGGAAAAGGTAGTCATGCGGCAACTGTTGGATCAATGGGCTCATCCGGCTTTCTCTAGTATTGAAGGCTTTGCGGAAGAACTCGCGGCGACCGGGTTGGTATCTGGTGAAGTCACCACCGCAGACTGGACCGCCGAAACTCTACCCTCTTGGCTAGATTCCATTTGGCAGGGGATAATCCGTCCAGAGGGGATTATCCGCTTTGGGGTGACGGGATTGATTAAATCCTTGCGAGAAGTCCCCACATTCCTGTTAATGCGGTTAGCCTTTGGGGCGGGTTTGTGCCGATTTGGGATGTTTCGGGCTGTTCGCGCTGCTGCACCGGTTGAGGAGATGGCTGTATCGACTCAAACCAGTGAAGCGTTACCAAAATAA
- the ctpC gene encoding carboxyl-terminal processing protease CtpC translates to MIISKSGLVIGATAVMLTAVAVAGAGIHLSGQASFRESPKELIDEVWQIIDRSYVDGTFNQVDWRELRNEFLSREYTNDQQAYEAIREMLAKLDDPYTRFMNPEEFRNMQIDTQGELTGVGIQLTQDEETNKLVVISPIEDSPAFDAGVQAQDIITKIDGRSTEGMELNEAVNLIRGPIGTQVKLTILRGPREIEFNITRAQIEIHPVRYSKKPSPVGDIGYIRLNNFSANAAEEMRQAITNLEQQNVSGYILDLRSNPGGLLYASIEIARMWLTEGDIVSTVNRQGEMDRQRANNRALTDKPMVILVDGGSASASEILSGALQDNNRAVLVGTNTFGKGLVQSVRGVGRGSGLAVTIAKYFTPNGRDINHEGIKPDVIVELTEQQRDILRENRDKIGTLDDPQYGKALEVLTQKIASQQNNQAVSQ, encoded by the coding sequence ATGATTATATCAAAAAGTGGGCTTGTTATAGGCGCAACAGCAGTTATGCTGACCGCTGTTGCTGTTGCGGGCGCTGGTATACACCTTTCCGGCCAAGCATCCTTTCGGGAAAGCCCGAAGGAACTAATTGATGAAGTATGGCAAATTATTGATAGAAGTTACGTTGACGGTACCTTTAACCAGGTAGATTGGAGGGAACTTCGTAATGAGTTTCTAAGCCGAGAATATACTAATGATCAACAGGCTTATGAAGCTATCCGCGAAATGTTGGCTAAACTCGATGACCCTTATACCCGCTTCATGAACCCCGAAGAGTTCAGAAATATGCAAATTGATACTCAGGGAGAACTGACCGGGGTTGGTATCCAACTTACCCAAGATGAGGAAACCAATAAACTCGTCGTTATTTCCCCTATTGAGGACTCTCCCGCTTTTGATGCTGGGGTTCAGGCTCAGGATATTATTACTAAAATTGATGGCCGCAGCACTGAGGGAATGGAGCTCAATGAAGCTGTCAATTTGATTCGTGGACCAATTGGGACTCAGGTTAAGTTGACTATTTTGCGCGGTCCAAGGGAAATTGAGTTTAATATTACCCGCGCTCAGATTGAAATTCACCCGGTACGCTACTCTAAGAAACCTTCCCCCGTCGGCGATATCGGCTATATTCGTCTGAACAATTTTAGTGCTAATGCTGCCGAGGAAATGCGACAGGCGATCACTAACCTCGAACAACAGAATGTTTCAGGTTATATTCTCGATTTACGCTCTAATCCTGGCGGTCTGCTCTATGCTAGTATTGAAATCGCCCGTATGTGGCTAACAGAAGGCGATATAGTCTCTACCGTTAATCGTCAGGGAGAAATGGATCGACAACGCGCTAATAATCGCGCCCTCACTGATAAGCCTATGGTGATTCTTGTTGATGGCGGTTCCGCTAGTGCTAGTGAAATTCTATCCGGCGCTCTACAAGATAACAACCGCGCCGTTTTGGTCGGAACTAACACTTTTGGTAAGGGTCTAGTTCAGTCCGTTCGTGGCGTGGGTCGCGGTTCCGGTTTGGCGGTCACGATCGCTAAATATTTTACCCCTAATGGTCGTGACATTAATCATGAGGGAATTAAGCCTGATGTGATCGTTGAACTCACCGAACAACAGCGAGATATCCTCCGCGAAAACCGCGACAAAATTGGCACTCTTGATGATCCTCAATATGGCAAAGCCTTGGAAGTTTTGACTCAGAAAATCGCATCTCAACAAAACAATCAAGCTGTTTCTCAGTAG
- a CDS encoding RNA-guided endonuclease InsQ/TnpB family protein gives MYPSPELNQVWRKWLAACRYCYNQAIALSRSGKRLSKLKLRNKVMQSDLPEWVKETPCHIRQNAIFDAYLAFSASPGARFRSCRDSSQAIKFNDANFSSGSWYPRLTKGLTFMVSEPIPKTCGQGTQLVFTKGRWLAIFPEPVAVTPTEANGVIALDPGVRTFITGFDGSRFLELGSGDIGGITRLCQHLDDLMSRIAKEPCRSRRRRMRQAAQRMRTKIRNLVDEAHKQIAHYLTNDYSIIFLPTFETSNMVAKVKRKIKSKTARAMLTWAHYRFKLTLRHQAEITGTTVVDVTEEYTSKTCTHCGHVHSQLGGSKVFRCPECGFTLPRDWNGAFGIFLKALRDTASVTLTGNSAIVALSGNNRISVA, from the coding sequence ATTTACCCCAGCCCCGAGCTAAATCAAGTCTGGCGTAAATGGCTGGCCGCTTGTCGGTATTGCTACAACCAAGCAATTGCATTATCTAGGAGTGGTAAACGACTAAGCAAGTTAAAGTTACGCAATAAAGTGATGCAGAGTGACTTACCCGAATGGGTCAAAGAAACACCCTGCCACATTCGGCAAAATGCCATCTTTGATGCCTATCTCGCCTTTTCAGCCAGTCCTGGCGCAAGGTTTAGGAGCTGTCGGGATAGTTCTCAAGCCATCAAGTTTAACGATGCTAATTTCTCTTCAGGGAGTTGGTATCCAAGACTAACGAAAGGATTAACTTTCATGGTTTCCGAACCCATCCCTAAAACTTGCGGGCAAGGGACTCAGTTGGTGTTTACCAAAGGTCGATGGTTGGCGATTTTCCCTGAGCCAGTTGCCGTTACCCCAACTGAAGCGAATGGCGTAATTGCATTAGACCCGGGTGTGCGAACTTTCATAACTGGGTTTGATGGTTCACGATTTCTGGAATTGGGCTCCGGGGATATTGGAGGCATTACTAGGCTATGTCAACATTTGGATGATTTGATGAGCCGAATCGCCAAGGAACCCTGTCGTTCAAGAAGGCGACGGATGAGGCAAGCGGCTCAACGAATGAGAACCAAAATCCGCAATCTAGTTGATGAAGCCCACAAACAAATTGCTCATTACTTGACTAATGACTACAGCATAATTTTTCTGCCCACCTTCGAGACTTCCAACATGGTTGCCAAGGTGAAGCGGAAAATCAAATCCAAGACTGCCCGCGCCATGCTGACATGGGCGCATTATCGATTCAAACTAACCCTGAGACATCAAGCCGAGATAACTGGAACCACAGTTGTAGATGTGACGGAAGAATACACCAGCAAAACCTGTACTCACTGTGGTCATGTGCATTCCCAGCTAGGTGGCTCAAAAGTGTTCCGATGTCCGGAGTGTGGGTTCACTCTACCCAGGGACTGGAACGGTGCTTTTGGAATCTTTCTAAAAGCTTTGCGGGATACCGCCTCTGTTACCTTAACGGGTAATAGTGCTATCGTCGCATTGTCCGGGAACAACCGGATAAGTGTCGCGTAA
- the metE gene encoding 5-methyltetrahydropteroyltriglutamate--homocysteine S-methyltransferase gives MTLETYTQTRLETATIGYPRIGKSRELKKALEAFWRGKSDAETLIQTRNEVEFKNWETQRQAGIDRIGIGDMSLYDHVLDWSIRLGIIPERFASFSGLDRYFAMARGKDGIAALEMTKWFDTNYHYLVPEIPETLQPADFSDFLQTVHRAQTLLGDRAVPIVLGPVTLLRLSRLEMNQDQAGKQLGDRYLLLLQELQKMGVAEVQIHEPALVFGDAANFKQLYQSTYQSLSQVGLPIHLVTYFDDLGDNYPWVMELPVAGISLDFTRGRNLELLQQYGFPDDKELGAGIVDARNVWKIRPDSVLSTLEAISRVTPNLRIQPSASLQFVPYDAQRETKLPEPLRSVLSFAEQKLVEITLLADWADRSYGTQEPDKYLEVILRQWQTFQEFSPVNQGVKERLQNLTSQDLERTLPYEQRQERQPVLPPFPTTTIGSFPQTSEVRQLRVKLKRGDITQAEYEAAIDAEIAKCIQFQEEAGLDVLVHGEFERTDMVEFFGQQLSGFAFTEHGWVQSYGSRCVRPPIIYGDVARTGPMTVREFKVAQSLTDKIVKGMLTGPVTMINWSFTRTDIPRSKQAMQIALALRDEVADLEAAGAKMVQIDEPALREGLPLKPERWDEYLSWAVDAFRLSAAIAKPETQIHTHMCYSEFGDIIGHIERLDADVLSIENSRSNNETLFEITDAGYKHQVGNGVYDVHSPAVPSTEQMVQQLKTGVANLPVQQIWVNPDCGLKTRGWEEVIPSLKNMVEAAKILRQEANLTEK, from the coding sequence ATGACCTTGGAAACATACACTCAAACCCGTCTGGAAACCGCGACTATCGGCTATCCTCGTATTGGTAAAAGTCGCGAGTTAAAAAAGGCATTAGAAGCCTTTTGGCGGGGTAAATCGGACGCAGAAACCCTCATCCAGACTCGGAATGAAGTTGAGTTCAAAAACTGGGAAACTCAACGACAAGCAGGCATCGATCGCATTGGTATTGGCGACATGAGCCTCTACGATCACGTTTTAGACTGGAGCATCCGCTTAGGCATCATTCCCGAACGGTTTGCATCCTTTAGCGGACTCGACCGTTATTTTGCCATGGCGCGGGGTAAGGATGGCATTGCCGCCCTGGAAATGACCAAATGGTTCGACACCAACTATCACTACCTCGTCCCAGAAATTCCCGAAACATTACAGCCAGCCGACTTTAGCGATTTCCTGCAAACCGTGCATCGCGCTCAAACCTTATTAGGCGATCGCGCTGTTCCCATTGTTTTGGGTCCGGTGACTTTGCTGCGGCTGAGTCGTTTGGAGATGAATCAAGACCAAGCGGGAAAACAACTAGGCGATCGCTATCTCCTGCTTCTCCAGGAACTCCAAAAAATGGGTGTCGCTGAAGTCCAAATCCATGAACCTGCTTTAGTCTTCGGAGATGCTGCCAACTTTAAACAACTCTATCAATCAACTTATCAATCTCTCAGCCAAGTCGGCTTACCCATTCACCTGGTCACCTACTTTGATGACTTGGGAGACAATTACCCCTGGGTGATGGAATTACCCGTCGCTGGCATTAGTTTAGACTTCACCCGTGGGCGTAACCTAGAGTTACTGCAACAGTATGGTTTCCCCGACGATAAAGAGTTGGGGGCGGGAATTGTCGATGCCCGCAATGTATGGAAAATTCGCCCGGACTCCGTTTTGTCAACCCTGGAAGCCATTTCCCGTGTCACCCCTAACCTGCGGATTCAGCCGTCTGCTTCCCTGCAATTTGTGCCATACGATGCCCAGCGAGAAACCAAACTCCCCGAACCCTTGCGGTCCGTTTTGAGCTTTGCTGAACAGAAGTTAGTAGAAATCACACTGCTGGCTGATTGGGCCGATCGCTCCTATGGAACCCAAGAACCTGACAAGTATCTGGAAGTCATCCTCCGGCAATGGCAAACCTTCCAGGAATTTAGCCCAGTTAATCAGGGGGTAAAAGAACGCCTGCAAAATCTGACCTCCCAGGATTTAGAGCGGACTTTGCCTTATGAACAACGTCAAGAACGCCAGCCCGTTTTGCCCCCATTCCCCACCACCACCATCGGGTCTTTCCCCCAAACCTCCGAAGTGCGGCAACTGCGGGTGAAACTGAAACGGGGTGACATTACCCAAGCCGAATATGAAGCGGCGATCGATGCCGAAATTGCCAAGTGCATCCAATTCCAAGAAGAAGCCGGACTCGATGTATTAGTGCATGGGGAATTTGAGCGCACCGACATGGTGGAATTTTTCGGGCAACAGTTATCAGGCTTTGCCTTTACTGAACATGGTTGGGTGCAAAGTTACGGCAGCCGTTGCGTGCGTCCCCCGATTATTTATGGAGATGTCGCCCGCACCGGACCCATGACAGTTCGAGAGTTCAAGGTAGCCCAATCCCTGACCGATAAAATTGTCAAAGGGATGCTAACCGGTCCGGTCACCATGATTAACTGGTCATTTACCCGCACCGATATTCCGCGCAGTAAACAAGCCATGCAGATTGCCTTAGCCTTGCGGGATGAAGTAGCCGACTTAGAAGCCGCGGGGGCGAAGATGGTACAAATTGATGAACCTGCCTTGCGGGAAGGGCTGCCTCTGAAGCCAGAACGTTGGGATGAGTATCTATCCTGGGCGGTGGATGCTTTCCGTCTGTCTGCGGCTATAGCCAAACCGGAAACCCAAATCCATACCCATATGTGTTACTCGGAATTTGGGGATATTATTGGGCATATTGAGCGGTTGGATGCGGATGTGTTGTCCATTGAAAATAGCCGCAGCAATAACGAAACCCTGTTTGAAATTACTGATGCGGGCTACAAACATCAAGTGGGGAACGGCGTTTACGATGTTCACAGCCCAGCAGTTCCCAGCACAGAACAGATGGTGCAACAGTTAAAAACCGGGGTCGCCAATTTACCTGTACAACAGATTTGGGTTAATCCCGATTGTGGCTTGAAAACAAGGGGTTGGGAAGAGGTGATTCCTTCCCTAAAAAATATGGTGGAGGCGGCGAAAATTCTGCGCCAGGAAGCTAATTTGACTGAAAAATAA
- a CDS encoding ATP-binding protein yields the protein MKSVNLSLLILMKQFESYFDLQEINTTRKVNAAVVNVSGRQRMLSQRTAFFSLKLVTTSDPAEREVIRETLIKDITLMERSHKGLLYGDSEMNLLTSPSAIVRSMYFREPLNLDKRIREYILAVRTLATTADSDLTPSHPHLDYITNIAPNELLSILDAVVAQYQRESEIEQLDLEQTQIQLYQQACSAAAIAQAQAQQLEQTLEELKHTHSQLFQSEKMASLGQMMASLAHEINNPVNSIFHNLAHVENYSKDLLELTRLYQDIYSPTDPRIQEYIDSIDLEFLETDFLTVISSLKLGSDRLFQIVRSLRNFSRKDSDQMLKVNLEEGLEGTLLILKNRLQATPSRPPIQVIRDYGKLPSILCYPGQLNQVFMNLISNAIDALDEVGDWTHNNQQSQPLITIKTLANSEQITIMVADNAKGINLTTKNQIFEQFFTTKEIGKGTGLGLYISREIIVSRHCGEIWCESEIGKGTEFWIKLPLNPQCPDFLSNSPISTVK from the coding sequence ATGAAATCAGTAAATCTATCCCTGCTTATATTAATGAAACAATTTGAGAGTTATTTTGACCTGCAAGAAATTAACACCACCCGGAAGGTGAATGCGGCGGTGGTGAATGTCAGTGGTCGTCAGCGGATGCTTTCCCAGAGAACAGCTTTTTTTAGCCTCAAGTTAGTTACTACTTCTGACCCAGCCGAAAGGGAGGTGATTCGGGAAACTTTGATTAAAGATATTACTCTGATGGAGCGATCGCATAAAGGTTTACTCTACGGTGATAGTGAGATGAATTTATTAACATCTCCTTCGGCTATAGTGCGATCGATGTATTTCCGAGAGCCGCTAAATTTAGATAAACGCATCCGCGAGTATATTTTAGCAGTCAGAACTTTAGCCACAACTGCGGACTCTGACTTAACACCGAGCCATCCTCACCTTGACTATATTACCAATATTGCCCCCAATGAATTGCTATCTATTCTTGATGCTGTAGTAGCGCAATATCAACGGGAAAGTGAAATCGAACAACTAGATCTTGAACAGACCCAAATTCAACTTTATCAACAAGCCTGTTCCGCCGCCGCGATCGCTCAAGCTCAAGCACAGCAACTAGAGCAAACTTTAGAGGAACTTAAACACACCCATTCACAGCTTTTTCAATCGGAAAAAATGGCATCATTGGGGCAAATGATGGCTAGTTTAGCCCACGAAATCAATAACCCCGTTAACTCGATATTTCATAATTTAGCCCATGTGGAAAACTATAGCAAAGACCTACTAGAACTCACTCGGCTTTATCAAGATATTTATTCCCCGACCGATCCGCGCATTCAAGAATACATAGATTCCATAGATTTAGAGTTTTTAGAGACGGATTTTTTGACAGTTATATCTAGCCTGAAATTGGGTTCAGATCGACTCTTTCAAATTGTGCGATCGCTGCGTAACTTCTCCCGCAAAGACAGCGACCAAATGCTAAAAGTCAATCTGGAAGAAGGTTTAGAGGGAACCTTACTCATCTTGAAAAACCGCTTACAAGCCACACCATCACGTCCGCCGATTCAAGTGATTCGAGACTATGGGAAACTACCGTCAATCCTCTGCTACCCAGGTCAACTGAATCAGGTGTTTATGAATTTGATCAGCAATGCCATTGATGCCTTAGATGAAGTAGGGGACTGGACACACAACAACCAACAGTCTCAGCCGTTAATTACAATTAAAACCCTGGCTAATTCAGAACAGATCACGATCATGGTTGCCGATAATGCTAAGGGTATCAACCTAACCACGAAAAACCAAATTTTTGAGCAATTTTTTACCACCAAAGAAATCGGTAAAGGTACGGGTTTAGGGTTATATATAAGTCGTGAAATTATCGTCTCCCGCCACTGTGGGGAAATTTGGTGCGAGTCAGAAATTGGCAAAGGAACCGAGTTTTGGATCAAACTTCCCTTAAACCCACAATGTCCTGATTTTTTGTCTAATTCCCCCATCTCAACAGTCAAATAG
- a CDS encoding FtsW/RodA/SpoVE family cell cycle protein, which yields MRLRYLIPFFDPSSQNWATEPRLLRWLTFVWLFVGLVAMFSASYPSALAEHGDGLYYFKRQLTWMLVGMVGFNVIVNTPVRVALRTAQWGLFAVMGLLFLTIVPGLGTTINGATRWLSLGPILIQPSELMKPFLILQAARFFPRWERLSWRSRLTWLGIFLLILLLILAQPNLSTTALCGMTLWLIALAAGLPFLYLGGTAVGGLILATISISLREYQRKRVLSFMNPWADPVNDGYQLIQSLLAVGSGGLWGAGLGLSQQKLFYLPIQYSDFIFAVYAEEFGFVGGVLLLLMLVAYGTLALRVAQLANNIEHQLVAIGAMVVMVGQSLLNIGVATGVLPTTGLPLPLFSYGGSSMIASLAISALLIRVARESSEAQVIPIRPLAQNRG from the coding sequence ATGCGCTTACGCTATCTTATTCCCTTTTTCGATCCTAGTTCCCAGAATTGGGCAACAGAACCTCGCCTGCTGCGCTGGTTAACCTTTGTGTGGCTATTTGTCGGTCTCGTGGCGATGTTTTCTGCTTCCTATCCTAGTGCATTAGCTGAACATGGGGATGGTTTGTACTACTTCAAACGCCAGCTCACATGGATGTTAGTGGGGATGGTAGGATTTAACGTGATTGTTAATACCCCTGTGCGGGTCGCGTTACGGACTGCTCAGTGGGGATTATTCGCGGTGATGGGGTTATTGTTTCTTACTATAGTCCCCGGTTTGGGAACTACTATCAACGGGGCGACTCGATGGCTGTCACTAGGCCCAATTCTCATTCAGCCTTCGGAATTAATGAAGCCATTTCTGATACTACAAGCGGCGCGGTTTTTTCCCCGCTGGGAGCGGTTGAGTTGGCGATCGCGACTAACCTGGTTAGGGATTTTTCTGCTAATTTTGTTGCTCATTTTAGCCCAACCCAACCTCAGCACCACCGCTCTTTGTGGTATGACATTATGGTTAATCGCCCTCGCCGCCGGACTTCCTTTTTTGTATTTGGGCGGTACTGCTGTTGGTGGGTTAATCTTGGCTACTATTAGTATTAGCCTACGAGAATACCAAAGGAAGCGGGTTCTCTCGTTTATGAATCCCTGGGCTGATCCCGTTAATGATGGCTACCAATTAATTCAGAGTCTACTAGCTGTCGGTTCTGGCGGTCTTTGGGGCGCTGGTTTGGGATTATCTCAACAAAAGTTATTTTATCTGCCGATTCAGTATAGCGATTTTATTTTTGCCGTTTATGCCGAAGAGTTTGGCTTTGTTGGCGGGGTGCTGCTTTTGTTGATGCTAGTCGCTTATGGGACTCTTGCCCTGAGAGTCGCTCAATTAGCCAATAATATTGAACATCAACTGGTAGCGATCGGAGCCATGGTCGTCATGGTGGGACAGTCTTTGCTGAATATTGGGGTAGCTACTGGGGTACTACCAACTACTGGTTTGCCTTTACCCTTATTTAGTTATGGTGGAAGTTCCATGATTGCTAGTTTAGCAATATCTGCTTTATTGATTCGGGTAGCCCGCGAAAGCAGTGAAGCACAGGTTATTCCCATCAGGCCTCTTGCTCAAAACAGGGGTTGA
- a CDS encoding c-type cytochrome, which translates to MTKFIRFICTLVIAVLLVIGGGFLMKVYPHYLTDTTNNNALNVSPNTSLSAVDRDLAIAYRRQYMKALSAHYRSLEAILEKEAPFANQTLTHINSLLSLAEYMPEVFPHGTAMTDAEGWGAKPLIWSEPDDFSRLIANFQANLETLKTMVNNSPNPINAIESFTKVRQTCLDCHSIYRVRQP; encoded by the coding sequence ATGACTAAATTTATCCGCTTTATTTGTACTCTGGTAATTGCTGTATTACTGGTTATTGGCGGAGGGTTTTTGATGAAAGTTTATCCCCATTATTTGACGGATACAACCAACAATAATGCCCTCAATGTCAGCCCAAATACTTCTTTGTCAGCCGTAGACAGGGATTTAGCGATCGCCTATCGTCGCCAATACATGAAAGCATTGTCAGCCCATTATCGTTCTCTGGAAGCGATTTTAGAAAAAGAGGCTCCTTTTGCTAATCAAACTCTAACCCACATTAATAGCTTATTATCCCTAGCTGAATATATGCCCGAAGTTTTCCCACATGGAACCGCTATGACTGACGCAGAGGGCTGGGGAGCCAAGCCATTAATTTGGTCAGAACCCGATGACTTTTCTCGACTGATTGCCAACTTTCAAGCTAATCTTGAAACCCTGAAAACTATGGTTAATAATTCACCAAATCCAATTAATGCGATCGAGTCATTTACAAAAGTGAGGCAAACGTGCTTAGATTGTCATAGCATTTATCGAGTGCGCCAACCTTAA
- a CDS encoding pentapeptide repeat-containing protein, translated as MMIAPLGFITGAIAADSDDLQRLLTTNQCPGCDLRGADLSAAQLSGANLFQADLGGAILRQADLRSANLQEANLYNADLGGASLAASNLFKANLHHANLQRADLREADLGQAMLGRVDLRRADLRDANLFQANLGQAYLEESDLMNSNLQRAFLFRANLERANLTGANLLGADLRGANFSDADLTGASLVGAALNDTNINRAQLSNTNLSGALLQGTTLGPVVCIIDQSVNCAAPPAPPPPLLPADFWDD; from the coding sequence ATGATGATCGCGCCATTAGGATTTATCACTGGTGCGATCGCCGCTGACTCTGATGACTTACAGAGGCTTCTAACTACCAATCAATGTCCTGGCTGTGATCTGCGGGGAGCCGACTTGTCAGCCGCTCAACTTTCCGGGGCTAATCTTTTTCAAGCCGATCTGGGCGGCGCTATCCTCCGACAAGCAGATTTACGCAGTGCTAATCTGCAAGAGGCTAATCTGTATAATGCCGACTTGGGGGGTGCGAGTTTAGCTGCTAGTAATTTGTTTAAGGCTAATCTCCACCATGCGAACCTACAAAGGGCTGATTTGCGTGAAGCCGATCTCGGTCAGGCTATGCTGGGTCGTGTAGACTTGCGGCGGGCTGATCTTAGGGATGCTAATCTATTTCAGGCTAACCTCGGTCAGGCTTATCTGGAAGAGTCCGATTTGATGAATAGCAATCTCCAAAGGGCTTTTTTATTTAGGGCTAATCTGGAACGTGCTAATCTGACCGGGGCTAATTTGCTGGGAGCAGATCTGCGGGGTGCTAATTTTTCTGATGCCGATCTCACTGGTGCCAGTCTGGTGGGTGCGGCCTTGAATGATACTAATATCAATCGTGCCCAACTGTCTAATACAAACTTGTCTGGTGCTTTGTTACAGGGAACAACTCTCGGTCCGGTCGTGTGCATTATTGATCAATCTGTTAATTGTGCCGCTCCCCCTGCGCCACCACCTCCCTTGCTTCCGGCAGATTTTTGGGACGATTAA